The Christiangramia flava JLT2011 genome has a segment encoding these proteins:
- a CDS encoding DUF58 domain-containing protein: protein MDIQKEIQDTGGFLHLDLLAREVVEGYISGIHKSPFHGFSAEFAEHKIYNSGESTRHIDWKLFARTDKLYTRRYEEETNLRCHLILDNSASMHYPKLKSQQLGNLNKIGFSVLASACLMQILKRQRDAVGLSVYSNEFEYYAPERGGERHHQMLISKMNDILKAGGSGKNTDTYTYLHQIAEKLKRRSLVFLFTDMFQADAEESELFEALRHLKYNRHEVVLFHVMDRKSELEFDFENTPRRFTDVETGLEVDLYSDNIRENYKKAVESYLADLKMQCAKYQIKYVEADIRKNFDQILTTYLVEKQKFG from the coding sequence ATGGATATTCAGAAGGAAATACAGGATACCGGTGGTTTTTTACATCTTGATCTGCTGGCCAGGGAGGTGGTGGAAGGCTACATTTCAGGTATACATAAAAGTCCGTTTCATGGCTTTTCTGCGGAATTTGCTGAACACAAGATCTACAATTCCGGCGAAAGCACGCGGCATATCGACTGGAAACTCTTCGCTCGAACCGATAAGCTGTATACCCGCCGATACGAAGAGGAGACTAATTTGCGCTGCCACCTCATTCTGGATAATTCGGCTTCCATGCATTATCCCAAACTAAAGTCGCAGCAACTGGGAAACCTGAATAAAATTGGTTTTTCGGTACTGGCATCTGCCTGCCTGATGCAGATCCTGAAAAGGCAACGAGATGCGGTAGGATTGAGCGTTTACAGCAATGAATTTGAATACTATGCACCCGAAAGAGGCGGGGAGCGTCATCACCAGATGCTTATTAGTAAAATGAACGATATTTTGAAGGCTGGCGGCTCCGGAAAAAATACCGACACCTATACGTATCTTCATCAGATCGCAGAGAAACTCAAGCGTAGATCACTCGTATTCCTGTTTACTGATATGTTCCAGGCAGATGCAGAAGAATCAGAACTTTTTGAAGCCCTACGGCATTTGAAATATAACCGGCACGAAGTGGTTCTTTTCCATGTTATGGATCGAAAAAGCGAGCTGGAATTTGATTTTGAGAATACTCCCAGGCGTTTTACCGACGTGGAAACAGGACTGGAAGTTGATCTATATTCAGATAATATTCGGGAAAACTATAAAAAAGCTGTGGAAAGTTATCTTGCTGATCTTAAAATGCAGTGCGCGAAATACCAGATCAAATACGTAGAAGCAGATATTCGAAAAAATTTTGATCAAATTTTGACCACATATTTAGTTGAAAAACAAAAGTTTGGATAA
- a CDS encoding helix-turn-helix domain-containing protein: MEYLNEKDFLIAFGKNLRKVRKAQGFTQAQLANDIGVEISQISRIERGIINTSVGNVNAIAKALKVDLKDLFHLNN, from the coding sequence GTGGAATATTTAAATGAGAAAGATTTTTTAATAGCATTTGGTAAAAACCTCCGAAAGGTTAGAAAAGCCCAGGGTTTTACTCAAGCACAACTAGCCAATGATATTGGCGTAGAAATCTCTCAAATCAGTAGAATTGAAAGAGGGATAATAAATACATCAGTAGGGAATGTAAATGCTATCGCAAAGGCTTTAAAAGTAGATTTAAAAGACTTATTCCACCTAAATAATTAA
- a CDS encoding AAA family ATPase — MMKLQQAQRSQVKLRIGLSGPSGYGKTMSALLLAYGITNNWNKIAVIDTENNSASLYSHLGEFNVLNLEEPYSPERYIKAIQTCEEANMEVIIVDSISHEWSGKGGCLEMHEKLGGRFQDWARITPLHNQFIDSVIQSKCHVIATTRRKVDYSLDRDMNGKTKVMKLGTKEITREGWEYELTVNFEFINDNHLVKASKDRTGLFMDKPEFVINPATGKKLKSWCSEGVSLDKVKKEIAKCHHLNGLKHIYEKYPALAKDPLIMERKSVIENTNAQVIEENKVEQPKTTENGINRK, encoded by the coding sequence ATGATGAAACTACAACAGGCTCAGAGAAGCCAAGTAAAATTAAGGATAGGGCTTAGTGGTCCAAGTGGTTACGGTAAAACCATGTCTGCCTTGTTATTAGCCTATGGAATTACCAATAACTGGAATAAGATTGCTGTAATAGATACAGAGAATAATTCAGCCAGTCTTTATTCCCATTTAGGAGAGTTTAATGTTTTAAACCTAGAGGAACCATATTCACCTGAGCGATATATAAAAGCTATTCAAACTTGTGAGGAAGCCAATATGGAAGTCATAATAGTAGATTCAATAAGTCACGAATGGAGTGGAAAAGGTGGCTGTCTTGAGATGCATGAAAAACTAGGAGGGAGATTTCAAGATTGGGCTCGTATAACACCCTTACATAATCAATTCATTGATTCGGTAATACAGTCCAAATGTCATGTTATAGCCACGACTAGAAGAAAAGTAGATTATTCTCTTGACCGTGATATGAATGGTAAAACAAAAGTTATGAAATTGGGTACTAAAGAAATTACGAGAGAAGGCTGGGAGTATGAATTGACAGTAAATTTTGAATTTATCAATGATAATCATTTGGTAAAAGCTTCAAAGGACAGAACAGGCTTATTTATGGATAAACCTGAATTTGTAATAAATCCAGCGACAGGTAAAAAGTTGAAAAGTTGGTGTAGTGAAGGTGTCTCTTTAGATAAAGTTAAGAAGGAGATTGCCAAGTGCCATCACCTGAATGGATTGAAACATATCTATGAGAAATATCCTGCCTTAGCCAAGGATCCACTTATTATGGAGCGTAAAAGCGTTATTGAAAATACAAACGCTCAAGTAATTGAAGAAAATAAAGTTGAACAACCAAAAACTACAGAAAATGGAATTAATCGTAAATAA
- a CDS encoding DEAD/DEAH box helicase family protein, which yields MKNKKSRKLEIHINKYISEISKEITSIIEEERKILLNASPGSGKTTFFANLCIKHLQEKRPGRIIFCSPFLIIQSQFKTTIEKKGLKVDLELNHTNKRKHINSKDRIITSTFKSLRKINSDLRKDDLIIIDEAHSLLFTYGAGKKREFFSKTVQVLFNTNAKVVLMTGTPYSGITKILNLFEIKVLKENKNATVNIQYTNERETMLALSFAQNCLKKFGKDSLNIIYIKSTRKCELIKDIIEKYLNVKAFVLTASKKSSQVYHELETNSIISEGITFLITTNVISTGTNILNDNIGKALMLNEYNPTEIKQFSKRFRKKLDIEIDVLNHKYGTSDEDMSNLRKEVNKERLHQRMFYELTLVNLLINTEKHQPFLEIDSAYHPDKVGSPRKLINDIITRMVIQEAYFADKIAQTYNSEEELANALNSYEDVISVTTKYYTEDYTNTNLGEKEIEDLKNQELENFIDDFIIHQELFLKTAYWYAKKNKITTLYYNLETYLLPEIETRLIGIHDIDKKLNEIFIHTRFIKEVLEPLLEIDEFFKDRGKSLQFIKEVNTNKRKPHLIAFHVMDLIKSMFSYDFEEIPSLPPELKLKSSVNKFLLQRDQELRLKLDLIKAIYDQIAWSEYINYNDLNDYLVRTFQREVPYKTEDILLQEISIDGNNMPIKFERNLLIGICNGLFYLHKKGKRETHPVTGNRLLTIRFQKELPNPETAINQTQKEERISILNESIVKRYDIPTRELGKRLNLNTTTRIFNNKKLYLHSITANSYYKILENSNNELEEVK from the coding sequence ATGAAGAATAAAAAATCTAGAAAATTAGAAATTCATATAAACAAATACATCTCCGAAATTTCGAAGGAAATAACTTCAATCATAGAAGAGGAAAGAAAAATTCTTTTAAATGCTAGTCCTGGTAGTGGCAAGACCACATTCTTCGCCAACTTATGTATCAAGCATCTACAAGAAAAGAGACCAGGAAGAATTATATTTTGCAGTCCCTTTCTCATAATTCAAAGTCAATTTAAAACTACTATTGAAAAAAAAGGTCTCAAAGTTGATTTAGAGCTCAATCATACTAATAAAAGGAAGCATATTAATTCCAAAGACAGGATAATTACTTCAACCTTTAAAAGTCTTCGCAAAATTAATTCTGATTTAAGAAAGGATGATTTAATCATTATTGATGAAGCTCATTCTCTACTTTTCACATATGGAGCAGGAAAGAAAAGAGAATTTTTTAGTAAAACTGTTCAAGTACTTTTCAACACGAATGCTAAAGTCGTTTTAATGACAGGTACTCCCTATAGTGGGATTACAAAAATTCTGAACTTATTTGAAATAAAAGTACTGAAGGAAAACAAAAATGCCACAGTTAATATTCAATACACAAATGAAAGGGAAACTATGCTTGCTCTTTCATTCGCTCAGAACTGCCTAAAGAAATTTGGTAAGGATAGCCTTAATATAATCTATATTAAGAGTACAAGGAAATGTGAACTTATAAAAGATATTATTGAGAAATATTTGAATGTAAAAGCCTTTGTTTTAACTGCAAGTAAAAAAAGCAGTCAGGTTTATCATGAGTTAGAAACAAACTCAATAATTTCTGAAGGAATTACCTTTTTAATTACTACCAATGTGATAAGTACAGGGACTAATATACTTAATGACAATATTGGTAAAGCTTTAATGCTAAATGAATATAACCCTACTGAAATCAAACAATTTTCGAAAAGGTTTCGCAAAAAGTTAGATATTGAAATAGATGTACTCAATCATAAATATGGAACTTCTGATGAAGATATGAGTAATCTAAGAAAGGAAGTAAATAAAGAAAGATTACATCAACGAATGTTCTACGAACTCACCCTAGTTAATTTATTAATTAACACTGAGAAACATCAACCTTTTTTAGAAATTGACAGCGCCTATCACCCTGATAAAGTAGGTTCTCCTCGAAAATTAATAAATGATATTATTACAAGAATGGTCATTCAGGAAGCATACTTTGCTGACAAGATAGCTCAGACATATAATTCTGAGGAAGAGTTAGCGAATGCTCTTAACAGTTATGAAGATGTAATTAGTGTTACCACAAAATATTATACAGAGGACTATACTAATACAAATTTGGGTGAAAAAGAAATTGAAGATTTAAAAAATCAAGAACTAGAAAACTTTATTGATGACTTTATTATTCATCAAGAACTATTCTTAAAAACTGCCTATTGGTATGCTAAGAAGAATAAGATTACTACGTTATATTATAATCTCGAAACATACTTATTACCCGAAATTGAAACAAGACTGATAGGTATTCATGATATTGATAAAAAATTAAATGAAATTTTTATCCATACACGGTTTATAAAAGAAGTGTTAGAACCTCTTTTAGAAATAGATGAGTTCTTCAAGGATAGAGGCAAAAGCCTTCAATTCATTAAAGAGGTTAATACTAATAAAAGAAAACCTCATTTAATAGCATTTCACGTAATGGATTTAATTAAATCTATGTTCAGCTATGATTTTGAGGAAATTCCGAGTCTTCCACCAGAATTAAAACTGAAATCCTCAGTCAATAAATTTCTTTTACAAAGAGACCAAGAGTTAAGGTTAAAATTGGATTTGATTAAAGCCATTTATGACCAAATAGCCTGGTCAGAATATATAAATTATAATGACCTAAATGATTATCTAGTAAGGACATTTCAGCGAGAGGTCCCTTATAAAACTGAAGATATCCTTCTACAAGAAATAAGTATAGATGGCAATAATATGCCTATTAAATTTGAGAGAAATTTATTGATAGGAATATGTAACGGACTATTCTATTTACATAAAAAAGGTAAGAGAGAAACACACCCTGTTACTGGCAATAGACTATTAACTATTAGATTTCAGAAAGAACTACCCAATCCAGAAACTGCTATCAATCAGACACAAAAAGAAGAAAGGATTTCAATATTAAATGAATCTATTGTAAAAAGATATGACATTCCAACTCGTGAGCTTGGCAAAAGATTAAATCTCAACACAACAACTCGAATTTTTAACAATAAAAAGTTATATCTACATTCAATAACAGCAAATTCATATTATAAGATTTTAGAGAATTCCAACAATGAATTGGAAGAAGTGAAGTAA
- a CDS encoding site-specific integrase — protein MKTLFLIIKQKTNKAGLTPIMCRITYEKSRKQFSTGLFINPAYWNKEKQKVLDKAENSDFVNKQMSLIKQQLGQAFLMLQIEQNSFDVDDLFKKFKGEETKKELGVISAYSEHNTYYKKLIGKDIKEVSYQKFENTKTHLQAFIKWKYNQGDIKLNKLKYQFIKDFEYYLRTEKEMQQSTINKNLQRFKKMINFAVAQDYLNKNPFLMHKPKAVKKEVVYLTKTELIHLQEKEIGNKRLEEVRDCFVFCCYTGLAFKEMSNLRSHHIVVGKDGRNWIKMKRQKTDKSISVPILPVAQKLLNKYKGKLKEGKLLPSKTNAHFNAYLKEIAGLCEIKINLTHHIARKTFATTVLLLNDVPMEIVSKLLGHSRIGITQAHYGQILEEKVISEIDKLSDKMDKGI, from the coding sequence ATGAAAACTCTATTTTTAATAATTAAACAAAAAACCAACAAGGCAGGTTTAACACCTATTATGTGTAGAATAACCTATGAGAAATCAAGGAAACAGTTCTCAACTGGATTATTCATTAATCCAGCTTATTGGAATAAGGAGAAGCAGAAAGTATTAGATAAAGCAGAAAATTCTGATTTTGTGAATAAGCAAATGAGCCTGATTAAGCAACAACTTGGTCAGGCTTTTTTAATGCTTCAAATTGAGCAGAATTCTTTTGATGTAGATGATTTATTTAAAAAGTTTAAAGGTGAAGAAACTAAAAAAGAGCTCGGAGTTATATCAGCTTATAGTGAGCACAATACCTATTACAAAAAGTTGATAGGAAAAGATATTAAAGAGGTGTCCTATCAGAAATTTGAAAATACTAAAACTCATCTTCAAGCTTTTATAAAATGGAAGTATAACCAAGGTGATATTAAACTTAATAAGTTGAAATATCAGTTTATCAAGGATTTTGAATATTACCTTAGGACTGAAAAAGAGATGCAACAGAGTACCATCAATAAGAACTTACAAAGGTTTAAAAAGATGATAAATTTTGCTGTTGCTCAGGATTACTTAAACAAGAATCCCTTTCTGATGCATAAACCTAAAGCTGTAAAGAAAGAGGTTGTTTATCTGACTAAAACTGAGCTTATCCATCTACAAGAAAAAGAGATAGGTAATAAGCGATTAGAGGAAGTTAGAGACTGCTTTGTATTCTGCTGCTATACTGGATTAGCATTTAAGGAAATGAGTAACCTGAGAAGCCATCATATCGTGGTGGGTAAGGATGGGAGAAATTGGATAAAAATGAAACGCCAAAAAACTGATAAATCTATTTCAGTTCCTATTCTACCTGTAGCACAGAAACTCTTAAATAAGTATAAGGGAAAGCTAAAGGAGGGTAAATTATTACCGTCCAAAACAAATGCTCACTTTAATGCCTATTTAAAAGAAATAGCAGGTTTATGCGAGATTAAAATTAATCTTACTCATCATATAGCCAGAAAAACTTTTGCAACTACTGTTTTGCTTTTAAATGATGTCCCAATGGAAATTGTGAGTAAACTATTGGGTCATTCCAGGATTGGAATTACTCAGGCTCATTATGGACAAATTTTAGAGGAAAAGGTTATCTCTGAAATTGATAAGCTGTCTGATAAAATGGATAAGGGAATTTAA
- a CDS encoding N-6 DNA methylase, translating to MKNLFCNSTDLRNEADVEALFVERLLNYFSYPDDKVLRKKSLDEIVIGRGSKKEKYKPDYVLLDSAGDPIVVIDAKSPSEKIEDYYYQVSSYALSLNQKYKDRNPVIFTVLTNGLYLSVYPWDNNNPEHFLRFEDFIAHNESFIELRSKLSFSAFAHAKATKGVFEHERPTLHTLLKKFNECHDLIWKKEKVNPTDAFYEFAKIMFIKIREDNKIHDLFKSGKQLKKEDFVFSEHWLNTMTKVESHPFDKILFSQVQEDLEDQIKNNKKKRVFEKGEGLNLKASTVLEVVKKLQHFDLYGIDEDLNGRMFETFLNATVRGKGLGQFFTPRGVVHYMVESTPLHVRVNKANEISENIPFVFDGCCGSGGFLIDAMAQFVRDILNKKNLSKQEKEDYLEEVKNNHLYGIEANGKIARIARLNMYLHGDGGSKIFKADALDKMIQAEDGILKEEKEGLDELRDEFNKKNLKFDVILSNPPFSMKYDSKDPNEKVILDQYKKINRVGTAYSKSEKSNVLFLERYFDLLKDSTGELSTVIDDTVINGQKSQRYRDFILENFVILQIVSLPFNTFFGAEANVKTSIVHLRKKSPGEKQGEIFMAIANNIGHDDHKKPTPERNNLREIIRYYERWQQGEEIEDVIIKNESYDEPLSCPLQIFTVKPEDLNPERLDAFYYSPELRQTKDKLIELGKKGVIKLHYGKDFNIIKDIKKSQANKLSGSTFKYFEIGDVTIDGTIVKFREDEFNSLPTRARLQVKKDDVIFAKNNSSRGTTVIIPKEFDDQLVTTGFIGIRPKNQEEKYLLWGIMESEFFRKQIYYLSITASQPEVRENIFKEEIIIPIPVKKEMRQEIINNAIQAEKARIQLNNAVKGSSKAISNIFEA from the coding sequence ATGAAAAACTTATTCTGTAATTCAACTGACCTAAGAAATGAAGCGGATGTAGAAGCCCTTTTTGTTGAAAGACTATTAAATTACTTTTCCTATCCAGATGATAAGGTTCTTAGAAAGAAGTCATTAGATGAAATTGTAATTGGGCGAGGTAGTAAAAAAGAAAAATATAAACCAGATTATGTTTTATTAGATTCTGCAGGTGACCCAATTGTGGTTATTGATGCAAAGTCTCCTAGTGAAAAAATAGAAGACTACTATTATCAAGTATCATCTTATGCTTTGAGTTTAAACCAGAAATATAAGGACCGTAATCCTGTAATATTTACTGTACTAACTAATGGTTTGTATTTGTCAGTATATCCTTGGGATAATAATAATCCTGAACATTTTTTAAGATTTGAAGACTTTATTGCACATAATGAAAGCTTCATTGAACTAAGGTCAAAGTTATCTTTTTCAGCATTTGCACACGCAAAAGCTACCAAGGGTGTTTTTGAACACGAAAGACCAACCTTACATACTTTATTGAAGAAATTTAATGAATGTCACGATTTAATTTGGAAAAAGGAGAAAGTTAATCCTACTGATGCATTTTATGAGTTTGCTAAAATTATGTTCATCAAAATTAGGGAGGATAATAAAATTCATGACTTATTTAAGAGTGGTAAACAGCTTAAAAAAGAAGACTTTGTGTTTTCTGAGCATTGGTTAAATACAATGACAAAAGTAGAAAGTCATCCATTTGATAAAATACTATTTTCCCAAGTTCAAGAAGATTTAGAGGACCAAATTAAAAATAATAAGAAAAAAAGAGTTTTTGAAAAAGGAGAGGGGTTAAACTTGAAAGCCTCTACTGTATTAGAGGTAGTAAAAAAGCTTCAGCATTTTGATTTGTACGGAATAGATGAAGACTTAAATGGACGAATGTTTGAAACATTTTTAAATGCAACTGTTCGTGGAAAAGGTTTAGGACAATTCTTTACTCCAAGAGGTGTTGTGCACTATATGGTAGAGTCTACTCCATTACATGTGAGGGTAAATAAGGCTAATGAAATATCAGAAAATATTCCATTCGTATTTGACGGTTGTTGTGGTAGTGGAGGTTTTTTGATTGATGCGATGGCTCAATTCGTAAGAGATATCCTTAATAAGAAAAATTTATCTAAGCAGGAAAAAGAGGATTATCTAGAAGAGGTTAAAAACAACCATCTATATGGTATCGAAGCAAATGGTAAAATAGCACGTATTGCTAGGCTTAATATGTACCTGCACGGAGATGGTGGTAGTAAAATATTTAAGGCTGATGCTTTAGATAAAATGATACAAGCGGAAGATGGAATTTTAAAGGAAGAGAAGGAGGGGCTTGATGAATTACGTGATGAATTCAATAAAAAGAATTTAAAGTTTGATGTAATTCTTTCCAATCCACCATTCAGCATGAAGTATGATTCAAAGGACCCTAATGAAAAGGTGATTTTGGACCAGTATAAAAAGATTAACAGGGTAGGGACAGCATATTCAAAATCCGAAAAATCTAATGTTTTATTTTTAGAAAGATATTTTGATTTGTTGAAAGATAGTACGGGGGAATTATCAACAGTAATAGATGATACGGTTATTAATGGGCAAAAAAGCCAACGTTATAGAGATTTCATTCTAGAAAATTTCGTGATACTTCAGATAGTTTCACTACCATTTAATACCTTTTTTGGGGCTGAAGCAAATGTGAAGACTTCAATAGTTCATCTAAGAAAGAAATCACCAGGAGAAAAGCAAGGTGAAATTTTTATGGCTATTGCTAATAACATTGGTCATGACGACCATAAAAAGCCTACTCCTGAAAGAAATAATCTGCGGGAAATTATTAGGTATTATGAAAGATGGCAACAAGGCGAAGAAATTGAAGACGTAATAATTAAAAATGAATCTTATGATGAACCTTTATCATGTCCTCTTCAGATATTTACTGTAAAACCAGAGGATTTAAACCCTGAAAGATTAGATGCCTTTTATTACTCACCAGAATTAAGACAAACTAAAGATAAATTAATAGAACTAGGTAAAAAGGGCGTAATTAAATTACATTACGGTAAAGATTTTAATATTATTAAGGATATTAAGAAAAGTCAGGCAAACAAATTATCTGGCTCTACATTCAAATATTTCGAAATTGGAGATGTTACAATTGACGGTACAATTGTAAAATTTAGAGAAGATGAATTTAATAGTTTGCCAACTAGAGCACGTTTACAAGTTAAAAAGGATGATGTGATTTTTGCCAAGAATAATAGTAGTAGGGGAACTACAGTTATAATACCAAAAGAATTTGATGACCAATTAGTAACAACTGGATTTATCGGGATTAGACCTAAAAATCAGGAGGAAAAATATTTATTATGGGGAATTATGGAATCGGAATTTTTTAGGAAACAAATTTATTACCTTTCTATTACCGCATCTCAGCCAGAGGTGAGAGAAAACATTTTTAAGGAGGAAATTATTATTCCAATTCCAGTCAAAAAAGAAATGAGACAGGAAATTATAAACAACGCAATCCAGGCGGAAAAAGCTAGAATTCAATTGAACAATGCAGTGAAGGGTTCTAGTAAGGCAATATCAAATATTTTTGAAGCTTAA
- the trxA gene encoding thioredoxin yields MAVEITDANFEEKVLKSDKPVMVDFWAAWCGPCRMVGPIIDELSSEYEGKAVVGKLDVDANQEFAAKYGVRNIPTVLVFQNGEVVGRQVGVAQKQTYSEALDQLL; encoded by the coding sequence ATGGCTGTTGAAATAACTGATGCAAACTTTGAAGAAAAAGTATTAAAAAGCGATAAACCGGTAATGGTTGATTTTTGGGCCGCATGGTGTGGACCTTGCCGCATGGTTGGGCCAATCATTGACGAGCTGAGCAGTGAATATGAAGGCAAAGCGGTTGTTGGAAAACTGGATGTAGATGCAAACCAGGAATTTGCTGCAAAATATGGTGTGAGAAACATTCCTACTGTTTTGGTTTTTCAAAACGGGGAAGTGGTTGGACGCCAGGTTGGAGTTGCTCAAAAACAAACATATTCGGAAGCTTTAGATCAGCTTTTATAA
- a CDS encoding DUF3871 family protein yields the protein MELIVNNHLQKNIVDENEVVTTSNRSFIEANTKDVTLEHLRKDCIIPVFAKDNESTISHYQFVQKTREIAQDLFPEFDIAEPNIRTSHLIKGRIPSAIGKPAKELKEHEKTLYYERCAFVMEIPAVVENINGNNLALTIGGVRAYNQENLFSKKSPEKFKVFIGFKNMVCTNLCISTDGLADQIKVTNTDQLSYAVEGLLQQYDREHHLGLMERMSRHYLTEKQFAHFIGKLRMFQFMDKSEQKKLFPVALNDGQINNVVKNYYTCPNFKRSDDGSINLWRLYNLFTEANKSSYIDNNFERSVNAYELTNNLANSLQNKSENWFIHN from the coding sequence ATGGAATTAATCGTAAATAACCATCTACAAAAAAATATAGTGGATGAAAATGAGGTAGTTACCACCTCAAATAGAAGCTTTATTGAAGCTAATACAAAAGATGTGACTTTAGAGCATTTAAGAAAAGATTGCATTATTCCTGTATTCGCAAAGGATAATGAAAGCACTATTAGTCATTATCAATTTGTACAAAAGACCAGGGAAATAGCTCAGGATTTATTTCCAGAATTTGATATTGCTGAACCTAATATCAGAACATCTCATTTGATAAAGGGAAGAATACCCTCTGCAATAGGTAAACCTGCAAAAGAGCTGAAAGAGCATGAGAAAACACTCTATTATGAAAGATGTGCCTTTGTCATGGAAATACCTGCTGTTGTAGAAAATATAAATGGCAATAATCTGGCACTTACTATTGGTGGTGTAAGAGCATATAATCAGGAGAATCTATTTAGTAAGAAAAGTCCTGAGAAGTTCAAGGTCTTTATTGGCTTTAAAAATATGGTATGCACCAACCTTTGTATTAGTACAGATGGACTAGCAGACCAGATTAAAGTAACCAATACAGACCAACTCTCTTATGCTGTAGAAGGCTTGTTGCAACAATACGATAGGGAGCATCATTTAGGATTGATGGAAAGAATGAGCAGGCATTATTTAACTGAGAAACAGTTCGCTCATTTTATAGGTAAACTTAGAATGTTTCAATTCATGGATAAATCTGAACAGAAGAAACTATTTCCTGTGGCTTTAAATGATGGACAGATAAATAATGTAGTCAAGAACTATTACACCTGTCCTAACTTTAAACGAAGTGATGATGGTTCTATTAACCTGTGGAGGCTTTATAACTTGTTTACTGAAGCCAATAAGAGCTCATATATTGACAACAATTTTGAGCGGAGTGTAAATGCATACGAATTAACGAATAACCTTGCTAATTCACTGCAAAACAAGTCTGAGAACTGGTTTATCCATAATTAA
- a CDS encoding DUF6471 domain-containing protein — protein sequence MQDWNEHLKRLLKSEMAKKGVKNAELADRLSQLGIDINTTSLSNKISRGTFSATFFMQCLYVLGCHNLEIISPYKTNSERDEFYKNLYKKNK from the coding sequence TTGCAGGATTGGAATGAACATTTAAAGAGACTTTTGAAGTCTGAAATGGCTAAAAAAGGTGTCAAGAATGCTGAGCTAGCTGATAGATTGTCTCAACTGGGGATAGATATCAATACGACTAGTTTAAGTAATAAAATAAGTAGAGGAACCTTTTCCGCTACCTTTTTTATGCAATGTTTATATGTATTAGGCTGCCATAACTTAGAAATAATATCACCGTATAAAACAAACTCTGAAAGAGATGAGTTTTATAAGAATCTTTATAAAAAAAATAAATGA